One genomic region from Melioribacteraceae bacterium encodes:
- a CDS encoding SpoIIE family protein phosphatase, with translation MEGQELNHLKSQLIWRKEKIQKAISGQIVPMHLVNLLKEVDSALERIDNGTFGLCVVCNDPIEPERLIVDPLTRVCLDHLSSNQQKELEEDLTVATHIQKAMLPKNNRRLKGFEVYYHYDAAGAVSGDYCDVIDPGSESNSLYFILGDVSGKGIAASMLMTHLRAMFQSLVPLGIGIASLMARASRLLCESTTSYHYATLLCVKANMDGKTEICNAGHCPPLFISSDRISRLDSNGMPIGIFCESEYTMTNFSLKSGEMILLYSDGLTEAMKGDNLYGMERLEEFAAANRNLPPSEFVKRLVSDLHNFLDGDPRKDDLTIMSIKKI, from the coding sequence GTGGAAGGGCAGGAATTAAACCACTTGAAATCGCAGCTTATCTGGCGTAAGGAAAAAATTCAGAAGGCAATTTCCGGTCAGATTGTCCCGATGCATCTCGTTAACCTTCTTAAAGAAGTCGACTCCGCACTGGAGAGAATTGACAACGGTACTTTCGGACTTTGTGTTGTGTGCAACGATCCAATTGAACCGGAGCGCCTGATTGTAGATCCCCTTACAAGAGTCTGCCTGGATCACCTGAGCAGTAATCAGCAGAAGGAGCTGGAGGAGGATCTCACCGTAGCAACTCATATTCAGAAAGCAATGCTTCCTAAAAACAACCGCCGTCTCAAAGGTTTTGAGGTCTATTATCACTACGACGCCGCAGGAGCTGTTAGCGGCGATTACTGCGACGTGATTGATCCCGGATCTGAAAGCAATTCACTCTATTTTATTCTGGGGGATGTATCCGGGAAGGGGATTGCCGCATCGATGCTAATGACTCATCTCAGGGCAATGTTTCAGAGTCTGGTTCCTCTTGGTATCGGAATCGCGAGTCTGATGGCTAGGGCCAGCCGGCTCCTCTGCGAGAGCACTACTTCCTATCACTATGCGACGCTGTTGTGTGTTAAAGCCAATATGGATGGAAAAACCGAAATCTGTAATGCAGGTCATTGTCCGCCCCTGTTTATCAGCAGCGACAGGATCTCCCGACTGGATTCAAATGGTATGCCGATCGGAATTTTTTGCGAATCTGAATATACTATGACAAACTTCAGTCTTAAATCCGGCGAAATGATACTTCTCTACTCAGACGGATTAACCGAAGCGATGAAAGGAGATAATCTCTACGGTATGGAAAGGCTCGAAGAATTTGCTGCCGCAAACAGGAATCTGCCCCCGTCCGAATTTGTAAAAAGATTGGTGAGTGATCTTCACAATTTTCTCGACGGCGATCCGAGAAAAGATGATCTGACAATAATGTCAATCAAAAAAATATAG
- a CDS encoding YiiD C-terminal domain-containing protein, giving the protein MFIEKENRPDPVIEKEKILQLEEYIKQNIPLTGFMNFSISELSKLSIKLTAPLKPNDNHYGTVFGGSLAILGILAGWGLLHYNMIDEKIKGTIVIKEGKMKFLRPALKEFEAVNNSLTEADWISFKKCLSVEGRSKIKMQSYLYSEGKLVGVHDGIYVALSSPLK; this is encoded by the coding sequence ATGTTTATCGAAAAAGAAAACAGGCCGGACCCCGTTATTGAAAAAGAGAAAATCCTTCAGCTTGAAGAATATATAAAACAGAATATTCCCTTAACCGGTTTTATGAATTTCAGCATATCTGAACTTTCCAAATTATCTATAAAGTTGACTGCCCCGCTTAAACCGAACGATAATCATTACGGAACCGTCTTCGGCGGAAGCCTGGCAATCCTTGGTATCCTGGCAGGGTGGGGACTCCTTCATTACAACATGATAGATGAAAAGATCAAAGGAACCATAGTGATTAAAGAAGGAAAGATGAAGTTTCTTCGTCCGGCTCTTAAGGAATTTGAAGCTGTAAATAATTCGCTTACAGAAGCCGACTGGATTAGTTTTAAAAAGTGTCTTTCTGTGGAAGGAAGGTCCAAAATTAAAATGCAGTCCTACCTTTATTCGGAAGGAAAACTTGTAGGGGTTCACGACGGAATCTACGTAGCCCTTTCCTCACCGTTAAAATAA